The Zonotrichia leucophrys gambelii isolate GWCS_2022_RI chromosome 20, RI_Zleu_2.0, whole genome shotgun sequence genome contains a region encoding:
- the LOC135456127 gene encoding signal-regulatory protein beta-1-like isoform X1: protein MAAAAAPLLSGQRSPVQRRLLGMSAQMGQGFTVQQPQAKVSVAVGETLTLNCIVSQDAGPGPVMWLKGWGSGNKTVYDQNNEDPSSRVMAAAPGSNTDFTIRIRNFQPDDAGTYYCVKFAKETTGADEVFKHGSGTEVTVQEAALVPGMVAAAVVLCFLLGLFVALCMYRRKRQGGAGSPCPARTVAVGSLSSVPLQCCAETPSTPSEVLDAESSHLPSQQSSKEESNIHYADLQPLPPAPRHGRSPGTAPTEYASLRVAAK, encoded by the exons ATGGCCGCGGCAGCAGCTCCGCTCCTGTCTGGGCAGCGAAGCCCCGTCCAGCGGCGGCTCTTGG GTATGAGTGCCCAGATGGGTCAGGGCTTCActgtgcagcagccccaggccaaGGTGTCAGTGGCGGTGGGGGAGACGCTCACCCTGAACTGCATCGTATCTCAAGATGCTGGACCAGGTCCTGTGATGTGGCTGaagggctggggcagtgggaaCAAGACTGTCTATGACCAGAATAACGAGGATCCCTCCTCCCGTGtgatggcagcagcacctgggtcTAACACAGACTTCACCATCCGCATCAGGAACTTTCAGCCTGATGATGCTGGCACCTACTACTGTGTGAAATTTGCCAAGGAGACCACTGGTGCTGATGAGGTGTTTAAGCATGGTAGTGGCACCGAGGTGACTGTGCAAG AGGCAGCCCTGGTTCCTGgaatggtggctgcagctgtagtgctctgcttcctcctcGGCCTCTTCGTGGCCCTTTGCATGTACAGGAGGAAGCGCCAAGGTGGGgcgggcagcccctgcccagccaggacagTGGCCGTGGGCAGCCTCTCGTCTgtccctctgcagtgctgtgcagagacccccagcacccccag TGAAGTCCTGGATGCAGAGAGCTCCCACCTGCCCAGCCAG cagagcagcaaggaGGAGAGCAACATCCACTACGCcgacctgcagcccctgcccccgGCACCACGGCATGGCAGGAGCCCGGGCACAGCCCCCACCGAGTATGCCAGCCTCAGGGTAGCTGCCAAGTGA
- the LOC135456127 gene encoding signal-regulatory protein beta-1-like isoform X2 — translation MAAAAAPLLSGQRSPVQRRLLGMSAQMGQGFTVQQPQAKVSVAVGETLTLNCIVSQDAGPGPVMWLKGWGSGNKTVYDQNNEDPSSRVMAAAPGSNTDFTIRIRNFQPDDAGTYYCVKFAKETTGADEVFKHGSGTEVTVQEAALVPGMVAAAVVLCFLLGLFVALCMYRRKRQGGAGSPCPARTVAVGSLSSVPLQCCAETPSTPSEVLDAESSHLPSQSSKEESNIHYADLQPLPPAPRHGRSPGTAPTEYASLRVAAK, via the exons ATGGCCGCGGCAGCAGCTCCGCTCCTGTCTGGGCAGCGAAGCCCCGTCCAGCGGCGGCTCTTGG GTATGAGTGCCCAGATGGGTCAGGGCTTCActgtgcagcagccccaggccaaGGTGTCAGTGGCGGTGGGGGAGACGCTCACCCTGAACTGCATCGTATCTCAAGATGCTGGACCAGGTCCTGTGATGTGGCTGaagggctggggcagtgggaaCAAGACTGTCTATGACCAGAATAACGAGGATCCCTCCTCCCGTGtgatggcagcagcacctgggtcTAACACAGACTTCACCATCCGCATCAGGAACTTTCAGCCTGATGATGCTGGCACCTACTACTGTGTGAAATTTGCCAAGGAGACCACTGGTGCTGATGAGGTGTTTAAGCATGGTAGTGGCACCGAGGTGACTGTGCAAG AGGCAGCCCTGGTTCCTGgaatggtggctgcagctgtagtgctctgcttcctcctcGGCCTCTTCGTGGCCCTTTGCATGTACAGGAGGAAGCGCCAAGGTGGGgcgggcagcccctgcccagccaggacagTGGCCGTGGGCAGCCTCTCGTCTgtccctctgcagtgctgtgcagagacccccagcacccccag TGAAGTCCTGGATGCAGAGAGCTCCCACCTGCCCAGCCAG agcagcaaggaGGAGAGCAACATCCACTACGCcgacctgcagcccctgcccccgGCACCACGGCATGGCAGGAGCCCGGGCACAGCCCCCACCGAGTATGCCAGCCTCAGGGTAGCTGCCAAGTGA
- the LOC135456131 gene encoding signal-regulatory protein beta-1-like isoform X1 yields the protein MVLVAQELPLVCLMLLLLRREPGVDAQAGQDFTVQQPQAKVTVTVGETLTLDCITSGDAGPGPVMWLKGWGSGSKTVYDPNIEDPSSRVTRAVNGSDTNFTIHIRNVQPEDMGTYYCVKFVKGMTGADEFFGRGSGTEVTVQAKPSPPLVSGPEQRARPDKSVPFTCTTGGFFPDKIDVKWSKNGNPMTAQPPQVTQSRMKTYNMSSTVQVTLQKDDARSQITCEVTHPTLPAPLQGSFQLSRVLRVPPSVEVRAEPSPAEVNKTVAFTCLLKEFYPAKVSISWLENGIRIKGQNLSGPLEVSRGLFELRSRVEVQATEEKNGSTITCRVVHDGQAPANDSAVLWISNTAQGGFQMDKGANVLSSLLLLSMGVLLEKGLLGGLLFFLFKRMNRKASEMLPYPAAPQSPAPAVGSQGLATVSSDL from the exons ATGGTTCtggtggcacaggagctgcctctCGTGTGCctgatgctgctcctgctccgcAGAGAGCCGG gtgtggaTGCCCAGGCGGGTCAGGACTTCActgtgcagcagccccaggccaaGGTGACGGTGACAGTGGGGGAGACGCTCACCCTGGACTGCATCACGTCTGGAGATGCTGGACCGGGTCCTGTGATGTGGCTGAAaggctggggcagtgggagcaaGACTGTCTATGACCCCAATATCGAGGATCCCTCCTCCCGTGTGACGAGAGCAGTGAATGGGTCTGACACAAACTTCACCATCCACATCAGGAATGTCCAGCCTGAGGACATGGGCACCTACTACTGTGTGAAGTTTGTCAAGGGGATGACTGGTGCTGATGAGTTCTTTGGGCGTGGCAGTGGCACCGAGGTGACTGTGCAAG ccaaacccagcccccCGCTCGTGTCCGGGCCTGAGCAGAGAGCGAGGCCGGATAAGTCGGTGCCTTTCACCTGCACGACTGGAGGGTTCTTTCCTGACAAGATTGACGTGAAATGGTCCAAGAACGGCAACCCCATGACGGCTCAGCCACCCCAGGTCACTCAGTCAAGGATGAAAACCTACAACATGTCCAGCACAGTGCAGGTGACCCTGCAGAAGGACGATGCCCGCTCACAGATCACCTGTGAGGTGACGCACCCCACACTGCCGGCCCCGCTGCAAGGGAgcttccagctcagcagggtGCTGAGAG TTCCCCCCAGTGTCGAAGTGCGCGCTGAGCCGAGCCCCGCTGAGGTGAATAAGACCGTGGCCTTCACCTGCCTCCTGAAGGAGTTTTACCCAGCTAAAGTGTCCATTTCCTGGCTGGAGAATGGGATTAGGATAAAGGGGCAGAACCTCTCTGGGCCACTGGAGGTGTCCCGGGGCTTGTTTGAGCTGAGAAGCCGGGTGGAGGTGCAAGCGACAGAAGAGAAAAACGGGTCCACGATCACCTGCAGGGTGGTGCACGATGGCCAGGCCCCTGCCAACGACTCAGCCGTCCTGTGGATCTCCAACACGGCCCAGGGTGGGTTCCAGATGGATAAAG GTGCGAACGTTCTgtccagcctcctcctcctgtcgATGGGTGTCCTGCTGGAGAAGGGGCTCCTCGGGGgtctcctcttcttcctcttcaagCGCATGAATAGAAAAGCATCAGAGATGTTGCCCTACCCTGCTGCACCTCagtccccagctcctgcagtcgGGTCCCAGGGCTTGGCCACTGTCAGCAGTGATTTGTGA
- the LOC135456131 gene encoding signal-regulatory protein beta-1-like isoform X2 has protein sequence MVLVAQELPLVCLMLLLLRREPGVDAQAGQDFTVQQPQAKVTVTVGETLTLDCITSGDAGPGPVMWLKGWGSGSKTVYDPNIEDPSSRVTRAVNGSDTNFTIHIRNVQPEDMGTYYCVKFVKGMTGADEFFGRGSGTEVTVQAKPSPPLVSGPEQRARPDKSVPFTCTTGGFFPDKIDVKWSKNGNPMTAQPPQVTQSRMKTYNMSSTVQVTLQKDDARSQITCEVTHPTLPAPLQGSFQLSRVLRVPPSVEVRAEPSPAEVNKTVAFTCLLKEFYPAKVSISWLENGIRIKGQNLSGPLEVSRGLFELRSRVEVQATEEKNGSTITCRVVHDGQAPANDSAVLWISNTAQGANVLSSLLLLSMGVLLEKGLLGGLLFFLFKRMNRKASEMLPYPAAPQSPAPAVGSQGLATVSSDL, from the exons ATGGTTCtggtggcacaggagctgcctctCGTGTGCctgatgctgctcctgctccgcAGAGAGCCGG gtgtggaTGCCCAGGCGGGTCAGGACTTCActgtgcagcagccccaggccaaGGTGACGGTGACAGTGGGGGAGACGCTCACCCTGGACTGCATCACGTCTGGAGATGCTGGACCGGGTCCTGTGATGTGGCTGAAaggctggggcagtgggagcaaGACTGTCTATGACCCCAATATCGAGGATCCCTCCTCCCGTGTGACGAGAGCAGTGAATGGGTCTGACACAAACTTCACCATCCACATCAGGAATGTCCAGCCTGAGGACATGGGCACCTACTACTGTGTGAAGTTTGTCAAGGGGATGACTGGTGCTGATGAGTTCTTTGGGCGTGGCAGTGGCACCGAGGTGACTGTGCAAG ccaaacccagcccccCGCTCGTGTCCGGGCCTGAGCAGAGAGCGAGGCCGGATAAGTCGGTGCCTTTCACCTGCACGACTGGAGGGTTCTTTCCTGACAAGATTGACGTGAAATGGTCCAAGAACGGCAACCCCATGACGGCTCAGCCACCCCAGGTCACTCAGTCAAGGATGAAAACCTACAACATGTCCAGCACAGTGCAGGTGACCCTGCAGAAGGACGATGCCCGCTCACAGATCACCTGTGAGGTGACGCACCCCACACTGCCGGCCCCGCTGCAAGGGAgcttccagctcagcagggtGCTGAGAG TTCCCCCCAGTGTCGAAGTGCGCGCTGAGCCGAGCCCCGCTGAGGTGAATAAGACCGTGGCCTTCACCTGCCTCCTGAAGGAGTTTTACCCAGCTAAAGTGTCCATTTCCTGGCTGGAGAATGGGATTAGGATAAAGGGGCAGAACCTCTCTGGGCCACTGGAGGTGTCCCGGGGCTTGTTTGAGCTGAGAAGCCGGGTGGAGGTGCAAGCGACAGAAGAGAAAAACGGGTCCACGATCACCTGCAGGGTGGTGCACGATGGCCAGGCCCCTGCCAACGACTCAGCCGTCCTGTGGATCTCCAACACGGCCCAGG GTGCGAACGTTCTgtccagcctcctcctcctgtcgATGGGTGTCCTGCTGGAGAAGGGGCTCCTCGGGGgtctcctcttcttcctcttcaagCGCATGAATAGAAAAGCATCAGAGATGTTGCCCTACCCTGCTGCACCTCagtccccagctcctgcagtcgGGTCCCAGGGCTTGGCCACTGTCAGCAGTGATTTGTGA
- the NSFL1C gene encoding NSFL1 cofactor p47 encodes MADREEALREFVAVTGAEEERARFFLESAGWDLQIALASFYEDGGDEDILTLPQPTPSSISRGTGASDHRVTSFRDLVHAQEEDDEEEEGQRFYAGGSERSGQQIVGPPRKKSPNELVEDLFKGAKEHGAVAVDRTAKSGGETSKPKPFAGGGYRLGATPEEESAYVAGERRPSSSQDVHVVLKLWKSGFSLDSGELRSYQDPSNAQFLDDIRRGEVPAELRRLARGGQVNLDMEDHRDEEYVKPKSVFRAFTGEGQKLGSTAPQVMGTSSPAQQAENEAKASSAIVIDESEPITNIQIRLADGGRLVQKFNHSHRIRDIRLFIADARPAMAATSFVLMTTFPNKELTDENQTLKEANLLNAVIVQRLT; translated from the exons ATGGCGGACAGGGAGGAGGCGCTGAGGGAGTTCGTGGCCGTGACCGGCGCCGAGGAGGAGCGAGCGCGGTTCTTCCTCGAGTCCGCCGGCTGGGACCTCCAG ATTGCACTTGCCAGTTTCTATGAGGACGGCGGTGACGAGGACATCctgacccttccccagcccacGCCCAGCTCCATCTCCAGAGGCACTGGAGCCAG TGACCACCGAGTAACCTCGTTCAGAGACCTTGTGCATGctcaggaggaggatgatgaagaggaggagggacagCG GTTTTATGCCGGTGGCTCAGAGAGGAGTGGGCAGCAGATCGTGGGTCCTCCGAGGAAGAAGAGTCCCAACGAGCTGGTGGAGGATCTGTTCAAGGGAGCCAAGGAGCACGGCGCCGTGGCCGTCGATCGGACAGCCAAGAGCGGCGGCGAGACCAGCAAGCCAAAG CCTTTTGCAGGGGGAGGATATCGCCTTGGGGCTACTCCAGAGGAGGAGTCAGCTTATGTGGCAGGAGAGAGGAGACCGAGCTCTTCTCAGGAT gtgcacGTTGTACTGAAGCTTTGGAAGAGTGGATTTAGCCTGGATAGTGGAGAACTGAGGAGCTACCAGGATCCATCCAATGCCCAGTTCCTCGATGATATCCGCAGAGG GGAAGTCCCAGCTGAGCTGCGCAGGTTAGCACGGGGCGGACAGGTGAACCTGGACATGGAGGATCACCGTGATGAGGAGTATGTGAAACCTAAAAGTGTCTTCAGAGCTTTTACTGGAGAAGGACAGAAGCTGGGCAG CACCGCGCCCCAGGTGATGGGCACCAGCTCTCCGGCCCAGCAGGCAGAGAACGAGGCcaaagccagctctgccatcGTGATCGATGAGTCAGAGCCCATCACCAACATCCAGATCCGGCTGGCGGACGGCGGGCGCCTGGTGCAGAAGTTCAACCACAGTCACAG GATCCGTGACATCCGGCTCTTCATCGCAGATGCTCGGCCAGCGATGGCTGCCACCAGTTTCGTCCTCATGACCACCTTCCCCAATAAAGAGCTGACTGATGAGAACCAGACCCTGAAGGAAGCCAACCTGCTCAACGCTGTCATTGTGCAGAGGTTGACATAA